Proteins co-encoded in one Flavivirga eckloniae genomic window:
- a CDS encoding leucine-rich repeat protein — MNKTLLFLSALFFYGTVSYGQGIGDTFTFEGINYIIRNLDPARVVEVGENRAFKGKADIPAMVTFEGIDFQVSSIGDRAFYNCTGLTSVTIPNSVTSIGKDAFYLCTGLTSVTIPDSVTSIVFGAFSGCTGLTSVDIPNSVTSIGDWVFSGCTGLTSVTIPDSVTSIGNRAFFRCAGLISVTIPDSVTSIGNYAFSGCAGLISVTIPDSVTSIGNYAFSGCTGLTSVTIPNSVTSIGDGVFSGCTGLSSVYIPNSVTSIGYIAFYSCTGLTSITIPGSVTSIERQAFSFCTGLTSVDIPDSVTSIGQSAFNACTGLTSVDIPDSVTSIGWWAFSGCTGLTSIDIPNSVTSIGLSAFSGCTSLTSVAIPGSVTSIGIEAFYNCTDLTKVSIDQKAPLTITADVFEKVETSKVELQVPVGSVSAYQAADVWEGFSPIKEIATLGVDDKQKNEPVLNIYPNPNTGVLNIKAQAPGSFQIINALGQVVKTFNVGPNGFNKIDLGILDNGLYLVKETKGTLSRAKKLLVKR, encoded by the coding sequence ATGAACAAAACATTACTTTTTTTGAGTGCCCTCTTTTTTTATGGAACAGTGTCTTATGGGCAAGGTATAGGAGACACCTTTACTTTTGAAGGCATTAATTATATTATAAGAAACCTGGACCCGGCTAGGGTAGTAGAGGTTGGTGAGAATAGAGCCTTTAAGGGTAAGGCTGATATCCCTGCTATGGTTACTTTTGAAGGGATTGATTTTCAAGTATCTAGTATTGGGGATAGAGCGTTTTATAATTGTACAGGCTTAACATCGGTAACTATCCCGAACTCTGTTACAAGTATTGGGAAGGATGCTTTTTATCTTTGTACAGGCTTAACCTCTGTAACTATCCCGGATTCTGTTACAAGTATTGTATTTGGTGCTTTTTCTGGTTGTACAGGCTTGACCTCTGTAGATATTCCAAATTCTGTTACAAGTATTGGAGACTGGGTGTTTTCTGGTTGTACAGGCTTAACTTCTGTAACTATCCCAGATTCTGTTACAAGTATTGGGAATAGAGCGTTTTTTCGTTGTGCAGGCTTAATCTCAGTAACTATCCCAGATTCTGTTACAAGTATTGGGAATTATGCATTTTCTGGTTGTGCAGGCTTAATCTCAGTAACTATCCCAGATTCTGTTACAAGTATTGGGAATTATGCATTTTCTGGTTGTACAGGCTTAACTTCTGTAACTATCCCAAATTCTGTTACAAGTATTGGGGATGGTGTATTTTCTGGTTGTACAGGCTTAAGCTCTGTATATATTCCAAATTCTGTTACAAGTATTGGGTATATTGCGTTTTATAGTTGTACAGGCTTAACTTCTATAACTATCCCAGGTTCTGTTACAAGTATTGAGAGGCAGGCTTTTTCTTTTTGTACAGGCTTAACCTCTGTAGATATTCCAGATTCTGTTACAAGTATTGGACAAAGCGCTTTTAATGCTTGTACAGGCTTAACCTCTGTAGATATTCCAGATTCTGTTACAAGTATTGGGTGGTGGGCTTTTTCTGGTTGTACAGGCTTGACCTCTATAGATATTCCAAATTCTGTTACAAGTATTGGATTAAGTGCTTTTTCTGGTTGTACAAGCTTAACCTCTGTAGCTATTCCAGGATCTGTTACAAGTATAGGAATTGAAGCGTTTTATAATTGTACCGACTTAACCAAAGTATCAATAGACCAGAAAGCCCCATTAACAATTACTGCTGACGTATTTGAAAAGGTAGAGACCTCTAAGGTGGAACTGCAGGTGCCGGTTGGTAGCGTATCTGCCTATCAGGCAGCAGATGTCTGGGAAGGGTTTAGCCCCATTAAGGAGATAGCAACACTAGGCGTAGATGACAAGCAAAAAAACGAACCTGTACTAAACATATACCCAAACCCCAATACAGGAGTTTTAAATATAAAGGCACAAGCGCCCGGTTCGTTTCAAATAATAAACGCATTAGGCCAGGTTGTAAAAACCTTTAATGTAGGCCCTAATGGCTTTAACAAAATAGATTTAGGAATTTTAGACAACGGGCTGTACCTGGTTAAAGAAACCAAAGGTACTCTGTCTAGAGCAAAAAAGCTGCTAGTTAAACGGTAG
- a CDS encoding leucine-rich repeat protein, which translates to MNKTLLFLSALFFYGTVSYGQGIGDTFTFEGINYIIRNLDPARVVEVGENRAFKGKADIPAMVTFEGTQFQVSSIGNRAFYTCIGLTSVTIPTSVTSIGQSAFYSCISLTSVDIPNSVTSIENYAFFSCIGLRSIDIPNSVTSVGFQAFSFCTGLTSVTIPGSVTSIENYVFRDCTGLTKVSIDQKAPLTITANIFQGVELSKVELQVPVGSVSAYQAADVWKGFSPIKEIATLGVDDKQKNEPVLNIYPNPNTGVLNIKAQAPGSFQIINALGQVVKTFNVGPNGFNKIDLGILDNGLYLVKETKGTLSGAKKLLVKR; encoded by the coding sequence ATGAACAAAACATTACTTTTTTTGAGTGCCCTCTTTTTTTATGGAACAGTGTCTTATGGGCAAGGTATAGGAGACACCTTTACTTTTGAAGGCATTAATTATATTATAAGAAACCTGGACCCAGCTAGGGTAGTAGAGGTTGGTGAGAATAGAGCCTTTAAGGGTAAGGCTGATATCCCTGCTATGGTTACTTTTGAAGGGACTCAGTTTCAAGTTTCCAGTATTGGGAATAGAGCGTTTTATACTTGTATAGGCTTGACCTCTGTAACCATACCGACCTCTGTTACAAGTATTGGACAAAGCGCTTTTTATTCTTGTATAAGCTTAACCTCTGTAGATATCCCGAACTCTGTTACAAGTATTGAGAATTATGCTTTTTTTAGTTGTATAGGCTTAAGATCGATAGATATTCCAAATTCTGTTACTAGTGTAGGATTTCAAGCGTTTTCTTTTTGTACAGGTTTAACCTCTGTAACTATTCCAGGTTCTGTTACAAGTATTGAGAATTATGTTTTTCGTGATTGTACCGGCTTAACCAAAGTATCAATAGACCAGAAAGCCCCATTAACAATTACTGCTAATATATTTCAAGGCGTAGAGCTCTCTAAGGTGGAACTGCAGGTGCCGGTTGGTAGCGTATCTGCCTATCAGGCGGCAGATGTCTGGAAAGGGTTTAGCCCCATTAAGGAGATAGCAACACTAGGCGTAGATGACAAGCAAAAAAACGAACCTGTACTAAACATATACCCAAACCCCAATACAGGAGTTTTAAATATAAAGGCACAAGCGCCTGGTTCGTTTCAAATAATAAACGCATTAGGCCAGGTTGTAAAAACCTTTAATGTAGGCCCTAATGGCTTTAACAAAATAGATTTAGGAATTTTAGACAACGGGCTGTACCTGGTTAAAGAAACCAAAGGTACTTTGTCTGGCGCAAAAAAGTTGCTGGTTAAACGGTAG